cccccctccagatttgaaagtatcttgtcccctcattggtcattttgggtcaggtgacagccaggttacctgagcttcttaaccctttacaggtaaaaggactttgcttctggccaggagggattttatagcactgtatacagaaaggtggttacccttccctttatatttatggcaggtGGAGTTGCAGTTTTGGCATGACTGCACTGAAACCTCAACTTGAACAAACTGTGACCGCAACTTTTGAAGAAACAAACGTCAGACCTTTCTTACAGCCTTACTCATAACCGTTTAGATtaatagaatcatggaaatgtagggcaGAAAAAGACCTCAAAGTCATagaatccagtcccctgcactgaggcaggaccaagtaaacctaaaccatccctgaccaGGTGTTTGTATAACCTGTTCTTAACCTCCAGtaatgggaattccacaacctcccatggaaacttattccagagtttaactactctTATCGTTagaatttttcctaatatctaacctaaatctcccttgctccagattaagcccatttttttctcctaccttcaatggacattgAGAACAGTTCAtggattccaagaccagaaaggGACCACGGTGATCATTTAGGCTATGTTTAAAGTATCTAGTTTAAAGTAACAACTGCTTTCAGGGTTGCTGAAAGCATATTTTTCCAATCAATTAGAGCAAAACCAAGCCTCCCATAATGTTTTCTGTATCATAAAATCAGCTGCCACTTGCCACAGACCTTACATATAAATTCATACCTACTGAATCACTATTCTATAATCCTTCAATACAGCATGCTAAATATCCTCTTAAATTTATAATTAAATTAACTTATGCTAATTCAACCTATTTTCAAAGGCTGATTAGGAAAAAAAAGCTCAGAATGGTCTTAACAGGCATTCTGTTATACATTTGCAGAAGTAATTGCAAAATACCTTAGGTAGAGATATTTAATCACCAAATGCTGGTCTGTAAATACTGCCCTTTTGCATTATTGGTAGATGTCTGTGTAACCTTCTTGTCAGTGTGTGTTACATCCATACCCATGTAAAATGGAACAGTCGGCAGTGACAATGAAAGCATATGTGAgattctgaaacctgttattgcAAAATCGATGGGTGAAATGTTTCTAAATTGAGTATCCCTTAAAGTGATCAggcaacaagtgtgaaaaatcaggaaaggggtgaggggtaataggagcttatacaagaaaaagacccaaaaatcaggactgtccctataaaatcgggacacctgatCACTCTAGTGTCTTTTCATAATCTCCACCAAGACATGGATTGTGACATCAGCTGAAATGTATAAAACAGAAAACTCGTGATTTGCTCACAACAGTTGTGTTTTTGATGCTGGTATTTTGATATTAGCAAATATAAAAAACAGAGCAAGGCACCAGGTAAAAAAATAGAAAGATGGAGTCTTTGCAGGAAACTTTCCAGTCCCATTACACTCCTTTAGGATGTGTTGCCACCCAAGTTCCCTACATCAGCCATTATCTTCTCTGGTGAGAGTCAGAGTATTGTTGGCTATATAAGGGCTGGTGATTACTTAGCTAGTGCCATATGCGTGTGCCATAAGACATGAggcctgagttctgttcctgactctgccactgatctgtgttgtgatgctgggcaagtcacttccctgttGTATGTCTTTCATCAGATGCTGGAAATGGTAATGACCTTGTTGTTAAGCACATTGGGATCTATGGATGGAGAAGCCTGTATAATTGCTGGTTATTGTTTTATTATCTAATCAGTGGGGTGGCCACTATCCAGTCAGATCATCTCACACAGCTGCTTTCAAAGATTACGGGTTAAAGGGGGGGAACTCACTAATCTATCGAGAGACATTTGtcacaatggcatgtagctgcaCACACACCATTTCCCCAGCTAATACTATGCATATATTCACCAACCCCCTGCTGGAGCATACTTCTGCCTAAGCCAAGAAAAACAGCCATCACCTTGTGAACAGCCTGCTTTGCTGCTTAGGGTTTCCTTAGTGAGAGCAAAGAGAGGCAACCGCTTAGCTATAACCCATTATAAAAAAGCAAGCAGGAAACAAACCTGCTATGTGTACATTTTCTTGCCAGACAACCTACTAAATCTTGAGGCATACAAGGCTGCAAATCTGACAGTTCCATCAGGCTTGGAATATTGCTGCTCAGTGGACAACTAAGTTCTGCGCTCATGTGACCATGGAAGTACTCCATGGAGATTTATTGGCAACTTATTAGCTGTTTGTATGTTAGTACCGTTGTATGGAGCAGTACTGTAATTTACTGTTTCCCCCATCACTTCTGTGGTTGGTGTCTCAAAATGTCAATGTTAGCAGAAACCTGGATTGAATGGTAACACTAAAAATAGTACTCTGCAGATAGAGTGCTTTGTCTTCAAAGCACTTTCTAAACCTTAAATGATCCTCCCAAGTATTTGTTTTATGGGTGGGGAAGCAGACTGCTGTGTTCTTGATCAGGCCTTGATTCTGTGAGTTGCTCCATGCCATGACCTCCTCTGGAAGTTCAGGCTACAAGTATGGATGTGATTACGTTGCCTGATTATGGTTGACCTACAGAGAATATAAGCTCTACTAAACAGATATGCAGGCTGTCACTTGCCACAGAAACTGGGTCAAGTGTATTTGGGAGAATCCAGATGTTGACCAAGAGCTTTGGATTTGAGTTAGATGGAAATGCTCCGTATTTGGTCAGGCAAGTATAGGATCTTCTGAATGCTGGCCTAGTGTTTGCTTGTACCGTACAGAATCAAGTCctgttgaaataaatgggagttacCTGTTGTGAGAGAAATTGGTCCCAAGTTTGCTGCGGTTGAAGACAGacataaatatttgtttaaactgttttcttttgtacACATTTTGTTAGAGTAAATTAATCTGGAGAGAGGTATTGAcaatcttcttttcttttttcctcttcttgttTAGATTTTAACACAGATAACTTCATTTGTAAATCTGACCTTGAAAAAACCCTCAACAAGCTGACACGAGAAGAGCTAACAGCAGAAGAAATCACTCTAGTTTGTGAGAAGGTGATAGAAGAAGCTGATATGGATGGTGATGGGAAATTAGCATTTGCAGACTTTGAAAATATGATTTCCAAAGCACCAGACTTTCTCAGGTATCAGAATTGCCTTAAAAAGTATCAAATGTTCTTTGTTTACATATTTTGTTCCAGTTGGAAAGATGATGGCCTTGACAAATGTTGACATGCTGGAGTAACATTTGACAGGCTCTAAGCCTGAGTTACAATTTATCCTCTTTTGAGGACAGGCAAGCAGCAATGCTTAGGGTTTTTTATTTACTCTTCTGCCCTGGTGTTCAGCCAAGGTCTCTGCACTTTCTCCCAGATCAATGTCTTGTCTGTACTTACCttttaatattatattattaattattattctggAAGATCTCCTAAAGTGTAGTGTAAGCAGAAAGACACCAGACTCCTGGGCTCAGATCCTCAGCACTATTTAGAagccaaactcccattaatttcaatgggagttagacgcactaataccttttgaggatctgaacCCAAGTCCTTCAGTTGCAAACTAAGGGATGACCTCTACCCAGAAATCCCTTACTTTACTGACTATTTGAAGACCAAGAACTCAATGAGTTTTGATTATCTCTGCATTTGATCTTCTTAGGTATTTTCTTAGATGTTTTGATCTTTTAAAAGCTCAAGTGATACTGTCCTCAGGCAGGCCTGCTgacagcaattccaggccccagggcagaacaatGAATGGGCCCCTACGTACGCACAAACCGCGTCTGCGCAGACTCAGTCTGCCTGACATTTGGGCAGTGCTGCgcctgctctggctggtgcccagcaagCTGCCAACTGCGCTGCTGGT
The Eretmochelys imbricata isolate rEreImb1 chromosome 10, rEreImb1.hap1, whole genome shotgun sequence genome window above contains:
- the CIB2 gene encoding calcium and integrin-binding family member 2, with translation MGNKQTIFTDEQLDAYQDCTFFTRKEILRLHGRYHEMAPNIVPMDYTKDPDVKLPIQLIINMPELKENPFKERIVEAFSEDGDGNLSFNDFVDMFSVLSEMAPRELKAIYAFKIYDFNTDNFICKSDLEKTLNKLTREELTAEEITLVCEKVIEEADMDGDGKLAFADFENMISKAPDFLRYFLRCFDLLKAQVILSSGRPADSNSRPQGRTMNGPLRTHKPRLRRLSLPDIWAVLRLLWLVPSKLPTALLVPSKLFQHNQGFHMPAQ